One stretch of Juglans microcarpa x Juglans regia isolate MS1-56 chromosome 3D, Jm3101_v1.0, whole genome shotgun sequence DNA includes these proteins:
- the LOC121256277 gene encoding ADP-ribosylation factor 1-like 2 isoform X2: MGQVFRKLFDTFFGNTEMRVVMLGLDAAGKTTILYKLHIGEVLSTVPTIGFNVEKVQYKNVIFTVWDVGGQEKLRPLWRHYFNNTDGLIYVVDSLDRERIGKAKAEFQAIVKDPFMLNSVILVFANKQDMKGAMTPMEVCEGLGLFDLKNRKWHIQGTCALRGEGLYEGLDWLAGTLKEMKAADSSVGASSF, translated from the exons ATGGGTCAAGTTTTTCGCAAGCTCTTCGATACCTTTTTCGGCAATACCGAGATGCGG GTTGTGATGCTCGGCCTGGATGCTGCTGGCAAAACAACTATACTGTACAAGCTGCACATTGGAGAGGTTTTATCAACTGTTCCTACAATTG GTTTTAACGTGGAGAAAGTTCAGTATAAGAATGTGATATTCACAGTTTGGGACGTTGGTGGGCAAGAGAAGTTGAGGCCACTCTGGAGGCATTACTTTAACAATACGGATGGGCTG ATCTATGTCGTTGATTCCTTGGACCGAGAGAGAATTGGAAAAGCAAAGGCAGAATTTCAg GCCATCGTCAAGGATCCATTTATGCTCAACAGTGTTATATTGGTGTTTGCCAATAAACAAGACATG AAAGGAGCTATGACACCAATGGAAGTATGTGAAGGACTAGGTCTCTTTGATCTGAAGAACAGAAAATGGCACATACAAGGGACTTGTGCACTGAGAGGAGAGGGGCTTTACGAGGGCTTGGACTGGTTAGCAGGGACTCTAAAGGAAATGAAAGCTGCAGACTCTTCAGTAGGCGCGTCCTCTTTCTAA
- the LOC121256277 gene encoding ADP-ribosylation factor 1-like 2 isoform X1: MGQVFRKLFDTFFGNTEMRVVMLGLDAAGKTTILYKLHIGEVLSTVPTIGFNVEKVQYKNVIFTVWDVGGQEKLRPLWRHYFNNTDGLIYVVDSLDRERIGKAKAEFQVASSSSSSSDKQQAIVKDPFMLNSVILVFANKQDMKGAMTPMEVCEGLGLFDLKNRKWHIQGTCALRGEGLYEGLDWLAGTLKEMKAADSSVGASSF; the protein is encoded by the exons ATGGGTCAAGTTTTTCGCAAGCTCTTCGATACCTTTTTCGGCAATACCGAGATGCGG GTTGTGATGCTCGGCCTGGATGCTGCTGGCAAAACAACTATACTGTACAAGCTGCACATTGGAGAGGTTTTATCAACTGTTCCTACAATTG GTTTTAACGTGGAGAAAGTTCAGTATAAGAATGTGATATTCACAGTTTGGGACGTTGGTGGGCAAGAGAAGTTGAGGCCACTCTGGAGGCATTACTTTAACAATACGGATGGGCTG ATCTATGTCGTTGATTCCTTGGACCGAGAGAGAATTGGAAAAGCAAAGGCAGAATTTCAggttgcttcttcttcttcttcttcttctgataaGCAACAG GCCATCGTCAAGGATCCATTTATGCTCAACAGTGTTATATTGGTGTTTGCCAATAAACAAGACATG AAAGGAGCTATGACACCAATGGAAGTATGTGAAGGACTAGGTCTCTTTGATCTGAAGAACAGAAAATGGCACATACAAGGGACTTGTGCACTGAGAGGAGAGGGGCTTTACGAGGGCTTGGACTGGTTAGCAGGGACTCTAAAGGAAATGAAAGCTGCAGACTCTTCAGTAGGCGCGTCCTCTTTCTAA